From Providencia sp. R33, a single genomic window includes:
- a CDS encoding ABC transporter permease — MVNKLGIKGHELFLAIIIIIIGGYLSFASDDFMTLSNIYDLVNNYAMLTILACGLFIVLISGGIDISFPAMTIISQYIMVTLIQGTTGNFALAFALSGGVGLLLGLVNAILVNRLKVPSIIITISTLNIFYGLLLYLTKGIWLYSYPEWFEQGILLFKFTAADSYDYGLSLQILTVLAVIILTAFVMNKTSIGRMIYAMGGNKEAASRMGFGIFKLQLFVYGYMGLMSGVAGVVQSATVLTVAPDSLLGYELTVLAAVVLGGTSIIGGRGTLLGTLLGVTLLAVLQNGLNLLGISSYWHTVVTGLVIVVSISMTAWSQHKSREV, encoded by the coding sequence ATGGTTAATAAACTTGGAATTAAAGGCCACGAGTTATTCTTAGCTATTATTATTATAATCATCGGTGGCTATTTATCTTTTGCGAGTGATGATTTTATGACACTCAGCAATATTTATGACTTAGTTAACAACTACGCCATGCTAACCATCTTAGCGTGCGGCCTGTTTATTGTACTCATCTCTGGCGGTATCGATATTTCATTTCCTGCTATGACCATTATTTCCCAATACATTATGGTCACCCTAATTCAGGGCACTACAGGGAATTTTGCCCTTGCCTTCGCATTATCTGGTGGTGTGGGTTTATTACTTGGTTTAGTTAATGCTATTTTGGTCAATCGCCTGAAAGTTCCCTCAATTATTATTACCATTTCAACATTAAATATCTTCTACGGTTTATTGCTCTATTTAACCAAAGGTATCTGGTTATATAGCTACCCTGAATGGTTCGAACAAGGCATTTTGTTATTCAAGTTCACTGCGGCAGATAGTTATGATTATGGATTGAGCCTGCAAATCCTAACGGTGCTTGCCGTCATCATCTTAACCGCCTTTGTGATGAATAAAACTAGCATTGGTCGCATGATTTACGCGATGGGCGGTAATAAAGAGGCTGCATCAAGGATGGGGTTTGGTATCTTCAAACTGCAACTATTTGTTTATGGCTATATGGGACTAATGTCAGGCGTAGCTGGCGTCGTGCAGTCTGCAACGGTGCTCACCGTAGCCCCTGATTCGTTATTGGGGTATGAATTAACTGTTTTGGCAGCAGTCGTGTTAGGGGGTACCAGTATCATTGGAGGACGAGGCACCTTACTCGGAACCTTACTGGGAGTGACCCTGCTGGCCGTCTTACAAAATGGCCTAAACCTCTTAGGCATTTCTTCCTATTGGCATACCGTCGTCACGGGTCTAGTTATCGTCGTGAGTATCAGTATGACGGCATGGAGCCAACACAAAAGTCGAGAGGTTTAA
- a CDS encoding sugar ABC transporter ATP-binding protein produces the protein MEPFISLGNINKTFYGVKALDNMALTLLPGEVHCLAGQNGCGKSTLIKIISGVYHPDSGAEITVNGEKYSQLSPIDSVKAGIQVIYQDLSLFPNLTVAENIGINQYHHKFIVNKHSIRQIAEKAIKSINAQLDLDTTVESLPIAQRQIVAICRALSQEAKLIIMDEPTASLTMQEVKGLLQVVHDLKKKGICVVFVSHRLDEVMEISDRITVLKDGKLVGTYPAAEIDNKKLAFLMTGKAFSYAVLPPIEQHSAVALETKSLNRDNEYKNISFKIHQGEIVAITGLLGAGRTELCLSLFGVTKPKSGEIFLEGNPVKFSSNRDAIKAGIGYVSEDRMNTGLVMEQSINDNIISTILNKLKTPWQLLNRTKANSVVIDLVEQLTIKIGSVNLPVNTLSGGNAQRVSIAKWLAIAPKVLILDAPTVGVDIANKAGIYQIICALAQKGIAVLMVTDEIDEAFFNSHRILVMRKGEIISTYLPGETTEAILSEVVNG, from the coding sequence ATGGAACCCTTTATTTCGCTGGGTAATATCAACAAAACCTTCTATGGTGTGAAGGCGCTTGATAACATGGCCTTGACACTACTTCCAGGGGAAGTCCACTGCCTAGCTGGACAAAATGGTTGTGGAAAATCCACGCTTATTAAAATTATATCTGGTGTTTATCACCCTGATTCTGGGGCTGAAATTACCGTGAATGGGGAAAAATATTCCCAGTTATCACCTATTGATTCGGTAAAAGCAGGCATTCAAGTCATTTATCAAGATTTATCGTTATTTCCGAATTTAACCGTTGCCGAAAATATCGGCATCAACCAGTATCATCATAAATTTATTGTAAACAAACACAGCATTCGCCAAATAGCAGAAAAAGCCATAAAAAGTATTAATGCACAGCTCGATTTAGATACAACAGTTGAGTCATTACCCATTGCCCAGCGGCAAATTGTGGCTATTTGCCGCGCACTATCCCAAGAAGCCAAACTTATTATTATGGATGAGCCAACAGCCTCATTGACCATGCAAGAGGTTAAAGGGCTGCTGCAAGTAGTGCACGACTTAAAGAAAAAAGGTATTTGCGTGGTGTTTGTTAGCCATCGACTTGATGAAGTGATGGAAATTTCCGATAGGATCACAGTGCTAAAAGATGGAAAGCTAGTTGGAACGTACCCTGCTGCCGAAATTGATAATAAAAAATTGGCATTTTTAATGACGGGAAAAGCCTTTTCCTACGCAGTACTTCCTCCTATTGAACAGCACAGTGCCGTTGCATTAGAAACCAAAAGCCTAAACCGAGATAATGAATACAAAAATATTTCATTTAAAATTCACCAAGGTGAGATTGTTGCAATTACAGGGTTATTAGGTGCGGGCCGTACCGAGCTTTGTCTAAGCTTATTTGGTGTCACCAAACCAAAGAGTGGCGAAATATTTCTTGAAGGAAACCCCGTTAAATTCTCCAGCAATCGTGATGCAATAAAAGCGGGAATAGGCTATGTGTCTGAAGACAGAATGAATACTGGGCTAGTTATGGAGCAATCCATCAATGACAATATCATTTCAACCATTTTAAATAAGCTCAAAACCCCTTGGCAGCTTCTCAATAGAACCAAAGCAAATAGCGTTGTTATTGATTTAGTTGAACAATTAACCATCAAAATTGGCAGTGTAAATTTACCCGTGAACACCTTATCAGGGGGAAATGCGCAGCGTGTTTCCATTGCTAAATGGCTAGCTATCGCTCCCAAAGTGCTCATTCTTGATGCACCTACTGTTGGTGTTGATATTGCCAATAAAGCCGGAATTTACCAGATTATTTGTGCATTAGCCCAAAAAGGGATCGCGGTATTGATGGTCACGGATGAAATTGATGAAGCCTTTTTTAATAGCCACCGCATATTAGTGATGCGCAAAGGTGAAATTATTTCGACCTATTTACCAGGAGAAACAACAGAAGCCATTCTATCTGAGGTGGTCAATGGTTAA
- a CDS encoding ABC transporter permease gives MSSRKVKDNVEVYLSLLIGLVVVAFSILIPNVFWSSANFQSIATQVPVLGVLALAMAVTMLTGGINLSIIATMNACSLVMAWIATQYPPTLGSFFLVIIAGLITAVIIGSINGFLIAVVRVSPILATLGIMTLLNGINILISKGSAISNFPDYILTINSSDILGIPVPLIIFLAVSFVLWMILEKTTFGRTIYLIGSNERASYYSGIHTKKNLIWVYILSSIFCVVAALLMMSKLNSAKASYGDSYLLVSILAVVLGGVNPDGGFGKVFGIFMALILLQMLESGLNILGVSSYITMTLWGSLLLAFIFLKGINLSQLINKH, from the coding sequence ATGAGCTCAAGAAAAGTAAAAGATAATGTCGAGGTTTACCTGAGCTTACTTATCGGCTTGGTTGTAGTGGCATTTAGTATTTTGATCCCCAATGTTTTCTGGTCATCGGCCAATTTTCAATCCATTGCAACACAAGTTCCTGTATTAGGTGTTCTTGCGCTTGCTATGGCGGTGACGATGTTAACAGGAGGAATAAATTTATCGATTATTGCAACAATGAACGCCTGTAGCCTTGTTATGGCTTGGATTGCAACTCAATATCCTCCCACCTTAGGCAGTTTCTTTCTTGTCATCATTGCAGGTTTAATCACCGCGGTTATTATTGGCTCAATCAATGGATTTCTCATTGCTGTCGTGCGTGTATCTCCAATCCTTGCGACGCTAGGGATTATGACTTTACTCAATGGGATCAATATTTTGATCTCTAAAGGCTCTGCGATTTCGAATTTCCCTGACTATATCCTCACAATAAATAGCTCAGATATCCTTGGCATTCCTGTCCCACTAATTATCTTTTTAGCTGTTTCATTTGTACTATGGATGATTTTAGAGAAAACCACTTTCGGTCGTACGATTTACCTTATTGGTTCGAATGAACGCGCCAGCTATTATTCCGGGATCCACACCAAGAAAAATCTCATTTGGGTCTATATTTTATCGTCTATTTTCTGTGTCGTTGCGGCTTTATTAATGATGTCAAAACTGAACTCAGCAAAAGCCTCTTATGGGGACTCATATTTACTAGTATCTATTTTGGCTGTGGTATTAGGCGGCGTGAACCCTGATGGAGGGTTTGGTAAAGTCTTTGGTATTTTTATGGCTTTGATTTTATTGCAAATGCTAGAAAGCGGCTTAAATATTCTAGGGGTTAGCAGTTACATCACCATGACACTCTGGGGAAGCTTGTTATTGGCCTTTATCTTCTTAAAAGGGATAAATCTTTCACAACTTATCAATAAACACTAA